The proteins below are encoded in one region of Epinephelus lanceolatus isolate andai-2023 chromosome 7, ASM4190304v1, whole genome shotgun sequence:
- the slc44a1b gene encoding choline transporter-like protein 1 isoform X1: MDPKRLSSSSQQQVYLRKKRTKREWRPLEDRSCTDLPWFLLFTVFCVGMGSICGFTIVTGGAARLVFGYDSYGNTCGQRNEQIEGVRLSGLDHTDRKFVFFLDPCNIDIVQRKIKSMALCVSLCPSEELKTYQDLKRFAMLNGSELCSYELAGHKYPGLPERFSKCPKLPVPPSKPLPVFNRCTPVDISCYAKFAEAVVTFVSDNSVLHRLIAGVAASKEIIIGLCVLALVLSMILMVIIRYISAVLVWILTSLVVLGSLAGTSVLWWLYIDHRLYGNDTTPKVKEEVKEEVKEEAIRDSGQALLVYAVAATVFTIILLLLMLFMRKRVALTIALFHVAGKVFIHLPLLTLQPFVTFLALLLFWMYWILVLLFLGTSGNPVQNEETGLTEFRLTGPLQYLTWYHAVGLVWITEFILACQQMTVAGAVVTYYFTRDKNRLPVTPILSSVLRLVRYHLGTVAKGAFIITLVKIPRLFLMYIHNQLKGKENACARCLLKTCICCLWCLEKCLNYLNQNAYAATAINSTSFCTSARDAFVILVENALRVATINAVGDFVLFLGKILIVTSTAFAGVLLLNYQRDYAEWLLPLIIVCLFSFLVAHCFLSIFEIVVDVLFLCFAIDTKYNDGTPGKEFFMDKALMEFVESSRRLERAVERGRSRVKEAVSEGAEMKPMVSDSGGGVARQKSSSVGVGLDGGGGEWEDLQEFQVYYLLVGVLVDWVLTEQSDFVLCLSEDVVLFLCVYLPTSTLFLFVSLLHTPSPAPSTPSKKSAAVTAAS, encoded by the exons ATGGACCCAAAGCGTCTCTCCTCGAGCTCTCAGCAGCAGGTTTATCTGAGAaaaaag aggaCAAAGAGAGAATGGAGACCACTGGAGGACCGGAGCTGCACCGACCTGCCCTGGTTCCTGCTCTTCACCGTCTTCTGTGTCGGCATG GGCAGCATCTGCGGCTTCACCATCGTCACCGGCGGCGCCGCTCGCCTTGTTTTCGGATACGACAGCTATGGCAACACGTGTGGTCAACGCAACGAGCAGATCGAAGGCGTCCGACTGAGCGGCCTCGACCACACCGACAGGAA GTTCGTCTTCTTCCTGGATCCCTGTAACATTGACATCGTGCAGAGGAAGATAAAGTccatggctctgtgtgtgtctctgtgtcccaGCGAGGAGCTCAAGACCTACCAGGACCTCAAGAGGTTCGCCATGCTCAACG GTTCGGAGTTGTGTTCATACGAGTTAGCAGGTCATAAATATCCCGGTCTACCCGAGAGGTTCTCTAAATGTCCTAAACTTCCTGTTCCACCCAG TAAGCCGTTGCCAGTGTTTAACCGCTGCACTCCGGTGGACATTTCCTGCTATGCGAAGTTTGCGGAGGCAGTGGTGACGTTTGTGAGTGATAACAGCGTTCTGCACCGACTGATCGCCGGCGTCGCCGCCAGTAAAGAGATCATCATCGGCCTGTGTGTGCTCGCTCTGG tcctgTCCATGATCCTCATGGTGATCATTCGTTACATCTCGGCCGTCCTCGTCTGGATCCTCACCTCGCTGGTCGTCCTCGGATCCCTTG CGGGGACCAGCGTCCTCTGGTGGCTCTACATCGACCACCGGCTGTACGGGAACGACACCACACCTAAAGtgaaggaggaggtgaaggaggaggtgaaggaggaggcCATCAGAGACAGCGGACAGGCGCTGCTCGTCTACGCCGTCGCTGCCACCGTCTTCACC atcatcctgctgctgctgatgctctTCATGAGGAAACGAGTGGCTCTGACCATCGCTCTGTTCCACGTTGCGGGAAAAGTCTTCAtccacctccccctcctcacCCTGCAGCCCTTCGTCACCTTCCTCGCCCTCCTGCTCTTCTGGATGTACTGGATCCTGGTCCTGCTCTTCCTGGGAACCAGCG GTAACCCAGTCCAGAATGAGGAGACGGGTCTGACAGAGTTCAGACTGACGGGTCCTTTGCAGTACCTCACCTGGTATCACGCCGTGGGGCTGGTCTGGATCACCGAGTTCATCCTGGCCTGTCAGCAGATGACTGTGGCTGGAGCTGTGGTCACCTACTACTTCACCAG GGACAAGAACCGGCTCCCGGTGACTCCGATCCTGTCGTCAGTCCTGCGGCTCGTCAGGTATCACCTGGGAACTGTCGCTAAGGGAGCCTTCATCATCACGCTGGTCAAGATCCCCCGACTCTTCCTCATGTACATCCACAACCAGCTGAAAGGAAAG GAGAACGCGTGCGCTCGCTGTCTGCTGAAAACGTGTATCTGCTGTCTGTGGTGTTTGGAGAAGTGCCTCAACTATCTCAATCAG AATGCATATGCAGCCACAGCCATCAACAGCACCAGTTTCTGCACGTCTGCACGTGACGCCTTTGTGATCCTGGTGGAAAACGCTCTGCGCGTCGCCACAATCAACGCCGTCGGAGACTTCGTGCTCTTCCTGGGGAAG ATCCTGATCGTGACGTCGACAGCGTTCGCCGGCGTCCTCCTCCTGAACTACCAGCGGGATTACGCCGAGTGGCTGCTGCCTCTGATCATCGTATGTCTCTTCTCCTTCCTGGTGGCTCACTGCTTCCTGTCCATCTTTGAGATCGTGGTGGAcgtcctcttcctctgcttcgCCATCGACACCAAGTACAACGACGGCACTCCTGGGAAGGAGTTCTTCATGGACAAAGCTCTGATG GAGTTTGTGGAGAGCAGCCGGCGGTTGGAGCGGGCGGTGGAACGTGGGCGGAGCCGGGTGAAGGAGGCGGTATCAGAGGGAGCGGAGATGAAGCCTATGGTGAGTGACAGCGGAGGGGGCGTGGCCAGGCAGAAGAGCTCATCGGTGGGAGTGGGCCTGGACGGAGGTGGGGGGGAGTGGGAGGACCTTCAGGAGTTCCAGGTGTACTACCTGCTGGTCGGGGTGCTGGTGGACTGGGTGCTAACGGAGCAGAGCGACTTTGTCCTCTGTCTCAGCGAGGACGTCGTCCTCTTCCTCTGCGTCTACCTGCCCACCTCCACCCTCTTCCTGTTTGTAAGCCTGCTACACACGCcaagccccgccccctcca
- the slc44a1b gene encoding choline transporter-like protein 1 isoform X3, whose protein sequence is MDPKRLSSSSQQQVYLRKKRTKREWRPLEDRSCTDLPWFLLFTVFCVGMGSICGFTIVTGGAARLVFGYDSYGNTCGQRNEQIEGVRLSGLDHTDRKFVFFLDPCNIDIVQRKIKSMALCVSLCPSEELKTYQDLKRFAMLNGSELCSYELAGHKYPGLPERFSKCPKLPVPPSKPLPVFNRCTPVDISCYAKFAEAVVTFVSDNSVLHRLIAGVAASKEIIIGLCVLALVLSMILMVIIRYISAVLVWILTSLVVLGSLAGTSVLWWLYIDHRLYGNDTTPKVKEEVKEEVKEEAIRDSGQALLVYAVAATVFTIILLLLMLFMRKRVALTIALFHVAGKVFIHLPLLTLQPFVTFLALLLFWMYWILVLLFLGTSGNPVQNEETGLTEFRLTGPLQYLTWYHAVGLVWITEFILACQQMTVAGAVVTYYFTRDKNRLPVTPILSSVLRLVRYHLGTVAKGAFIITLVKIPRLFLMYIHNQLKGKENACARCLLKTCICCLWCLEKCLNYLNQNAYAATAINSTSFCTSARDAFVILVENALRVATINAVGDFVLFLGKILIVTSTAFAGVLLLNYQRDYAEWLLPLIIVCLFSFLVAHCFLSIFEIVVDVLFLCFAIDTKYNDGTPGKEFFMDKALMEFVESSRRLERAVERGRSRVKEAVSEGAEMKPMLFVFIQFGLITSLWCFQGLSR, encoded by the exons ATGGACCCAAAGCGTCTCTCCTCGAGCTCTCAGCAGCAGGTTTATCTGAGAaaaaag aggaCAAAGAGAGAATGGAGACCACTGGAGGACCGGAGCTGCACCGACCTGCCCTGGTTCCTGCTCTTCACCGTCTTCTGTGTCGGCATG GGCAGCATCTGCGGCTTCACCATCGTCACCGGCGGCGCCGCTCGCCTTGTTTTCGGATACGACAGCTATGGCAACACGTGTGGTCAACGCAACGAGCAGATCGAAGGCGTCCGACTGAGCGGCCTCGACCACACCGACAGGAA GTTCGTCTTCTTCCTGGATCCCTGTAACATTGACATCGTGCAGAGGAAGATAAAGTccatggctctgtgtgtgtctctgtgtcccaGCGAGGAGCTCAAGACCTACCAGGACCTCAAGAGGTTCGCCATGCTCAACG GTTCGGAGTTGTGTTCATACGAGTTAGCAGGTCATAAATATCCCGGTCTACCCGAGAGGTTCTCTAAATGTCCTAAACTTCCTGTTCCACCCAG TAAGCCGTTGCCAGTGTTTAACCGCTGCACTCCGGTGGACATTTCCTGCTATGCGAAGTTTGCGGAGGCAGTGGTGACGTTTGTGAGTGATAACAGCGTTCTGCACCGACTGATCGCCGGCGTCGCCGCCAGTAAAGAGATCATCATCGGCCTGTGTGTGCTCGCTCTGG tcctgTCCATGATCCTCATGGTGATCATTCGTTACATCTCGGCCGTCCTCGTCTGGATCCTCACCTCGCTGGTCGTCCTCGGATCCCTTG CGGGGACCAGCGTCCTCTGGTGGCTCTACATCGACCACCGGCTGTACGGGAACGACACCACACCTAAAGtgaaggaggaggtgaaggaggaggtgaaggaggaggcCATCAGAGACAGCGGACAGGCGCTGCTCGTCTACGCCGTCGCTGCCACCGTCTTCACC atcatcctgctgctgctgatgctctTCATGAGGAAACGAGTGGCTCTGACCATCGCTCTGTTCCACGTTGCGGGAAAAGTCTTCAtccacctccccctcctcacCCTGCAGCCCTTCGTCACCTTCCTCGCCCTCCTGCTCTTCTGGATGTACTGGATCCTGGTCCTGCTCTTCCTGGGAACCAGCG GTAACCCAGTCCAGAATGAGGAGACGGGTCTGACAGAGTTCAGACTGACGGGTCCTTTGCAGTACCTCACCTGGTATCACGCCGTGGGGCTGGTCTGGATCACCGAGTTCATCCTGGCCTGTCAGCAGATGACTGTGGCTGGAGCTGTGGTCACCTACTACTTCACCAG GGACAAGAACCGGCTCCCGGTGACTCCGATCCTGTCGTCAGTCCTGCGGCTCGTCAGGTATCACCTGGGAACTGTCGCTAAGGGAGCCTTCATCATCACGCTGGTCAAGATCCCCCGACTCTTCCTCATGTACATCCACAACCAGCTGAAAGGAAAG GAGAACGCGTGCGCTCGCTGTCTGCTGAAAACGTGTATCTGCTGTCTGTGGTGTTTGGAGAAGTGCCTCAACTATCTCAATCAG AATGCATATGCAGCCACAGCCATCAACAGCACCAGTTTCTGCACGTCTGCACGTGACGCCTTTGTGATCCTGGTGGAAAACGCTCTGCGCGTCGCCACAATCAACGCCGTCGGAGACTTCGTGCTCTTCCTGGGGAAG ATCCTGATCGTGACGTCGACAGCGTTCGCCGGCGTCCTCCTCCTGAACTACCAGCGGGATTACGCCGAGTGGCTGCTGCCTCTGATCATCGTATGTCTCTTCTCCTTCCTGGTGGCTCACTGCTTCCTGTCCATCTTTGAGATCGTGGTGGAcgtcctcttcctctgcttcgCCATCGACACCAAGTACAACGACGGCACTCCTGGGAAGGAGTTCTTCATGGACAAAGCTCTGATG GAGTTTGTGGAGAGCAGCCGGCGGTTGGAGCGGGCGGTGGAACGTGGGCGGAGCCGGGTGAAGGAGGCGGTATCAGAGGGAGCGGAGATGAAGCCTATG
- the slc44a1b gene encoding choline transporter-like protein 1 isoform X4, which translates to MDPKRLSSSSQQQVYLRKKRTKREWRPLEDRSCTDLPWFLLFTVFCVGMGSICGFTIVTGGAARLVFGYDSYGNTCGQRNEQIEGVRLSGLDHTDRKFVFFLDPCNIDIVQRKIKSMALCVSLCPSEELKTYQDLKRFAMLNGSELCSYELAGHKYPGLPERFSKCPKLPVPPSKPLPVFNRCTPVDISCYAKFAEAVVTFVSDNSVLHRLIAGVAASKEIIIGLCVLALVLSMILMVIIRYISAVLVWILTSLVVLGSLAGTSVLWWLYIDHRLYGNDTTPKVKEEVKEEVKEEAIRDSGQALLVYAVAATVFTIILLLLMLFMRKRVALTIALFHVAGKVFIHLPLLTLQPFVTFLALLLFWMYWILVLLFLGTSGNPVQNEETGLTEFRLTGPLQYLTWYHAVGLVWITEFILACQQMTVAGAVVTYYFTRDKNRLPVTPILSSVLRLVRYHLGTVAKGAFIITLVKIPRLFLMYIHNQLKGKENACARCLLKTCICCLWCLEKCLNYLNQNAYAATAINSTSFCTSARDAFVILVENALRVATINAVGDFVLFLGKILIVTSTAFAGVLLLNYQRDYAEWLLPLIIVCLFSFLVAHCFLSIFEIVVDVLFLCFAIDTKYNDGTPGKEFFMDKALMEFVESSRRLERAVERGRSRVKEAVSEGAEMKPMAPGTSSA; encoded by the exons ATGGACCCAAAGCGTCTCTCCTCGAGCTCTCAGCAGCAGGTTTATCTGAGAaaaaag aggaCAAAGAGAGAATGGAGACCACTGGAGGACCGGAGCTGCACCGACCTGCCCTGGTTCCTGCTCTTCACCGTCTTCTGTGTCGGCATG GGCAGCATCTGCGGCTTCACCATCGTCACCGGCGGCGCCGCTCGCCTTGTTTTCGGATACGACAGCTATGGCAACACGTGTGGTCAACGCAACGAGCAGATCGAAGGCGTCCGACTGAGCGGCCTCGACCACACCGACAGGAA GTTCGTCTTCTTCCTGGATCCCTGTAACATTGACATCGTGCAGAGGAAGATAAAGTccatggctctgtgtgtgtctctgtgtcccaGCGAGGAGCTCAAGACCTACCAGGACCTCAAGAGGTTCGCCATGCTCAACG GTTCGGAGTTGTGTTCATACGAGTTAGCAGGTCATAAATATCCCGGTCTACCCGAGAGGTTCTCTAAATGTCCTAAACTTCCTGTTCCACCCAG TAAGCCGTTGCCAGTGTTTAACCGCTGCACTCCGGTGGACATTTCCTGCTATGCGAAGTTTGCGGAGGCAGTGGTGACGTTTGTGAGTGATAACAGCGTTCTGCACCGACTGATCGCCGGCGTCGCCGCCAGTAAAGAGATCATCATCGGCCTGTGTGTGCTCGCTCTGG tcctgTCCATGATCCTCATGGTGATCATTCGTTACATCTCGGCCGTCCTCGTCTGGATCCTCACCTCGCTGGTCGTCCTCGGATCCCTTG CGGGGACCAGCGTCCTCTGGTGGCTCTACATCGACCACCGGCTGTACGGGAACGACACCACACCTAAAGtgaaggaggaggtgaaggaggaggtgaaggaggaggcCATCAGAGACAGCGGACAGGCGCTGCTCGTCTACGCCGTCGCTGCCACCGTCTTCACC atcatcctgctgctgctgatgctctTCATGAGGAAACGAGTGGCTCTGACCATCGCTCTGTTCCACGTTGCGGGAAAAGTCTTCAtccacctccccctcctcacCCTGCAGCCCTTCGTCACCTTCCTCGCCCTCCTGCTCTTCTGGATGTACTGGATCCTGGTCCTGCTCTTCCTGGGAACCAGCG GTAACCCAGTCCAGAATGAGGAGACGGGTCTGACAGAGTTCAGACTGACGGGTCCTTTGCAGTACCTCACCTGGTATCACGCCGTGGGGCTGGTCTGGATCACCGAGTTCATCCTGGCCTGTCAGCAGATGACTGTGGCTGGAGCTGTGGTCACCTACTACTTCACCAG GGACAAGAACCGGCTCCCGGTGACTCCGATCCTGTCGTCAGTCCTGCGGCTCGTCAGGTATCACCTGGGAACTGTCGCTAAGGGAGCCTTCATCATCACGCTGGTCAAGATCCCCCGACTCTTCCTCATGTACATCCACAACCAGCTGAAAGGAAAG GAGAACGCGTGCGCTCGCTGTCTGCTGAAAACGTGTATCTGCTGTCTGTGGTGTTTGGAGAAGTGCCTCAACTATCTCAATCAG AATGCATATGCAGCCACAGCCATCAACAGCACCAGTTTCTGCACGTCTGCACGTGACGCCTTTGTGATCCTGGTGGAAAACGCTCTGCGCGTCGCCACAATCAACGCCGTCGGAGACTTCGTGCTCTTCCTGGGGAAG ATCCTGATCGTGACGTCGACAGCGTTCGCCGGCGTCCTCCTCCTGAACTACCAGCGGGATTACGCCGAGTGGCTGCTGCCTCTGATCATCGTATGTCTCTTCTCCTTCCTGGTGGCTCACTGCTTCCTGTCCATCTTTGAGATCGTGGTGGAcgtcctcttcctctgcttcgCCATCGACACCAAGTACAACGACGGCACTCCTGGGAAGGAGTTCTTCATGGACAAAGCTCTGATG GAGTTTGTGGAGAGCAGCCGGCGGTTGGAGCGGGCGGTGGAACGTGGGCGGAGCCGGGTGAAGGAGGCGGTATCAGAGGGAGCGGAGATGAAGCCTATG
- the slc44a1b gene encoding choline transporter-like protein 1 isoform X2, with the protein MGCCGSTERTKREWRPLEDRSCTDLPWFLLFTVFCVGMGSICGFTIVTGGAARLVFGYDSYGNTCGQRNEQIEGVRLSGLDHTDRKFVFFLDPCNIDIVQRKIKSMALCVSLCPSEELKTYQDLKRFAMLNGSELCSYELAGHKYPGLPERFSKCPKLPVPPSKPLPVFNRCTPVDISCYAKFAEAVVTFVSDNSVLHRLIAGVAASKEIIIGLCVLALVLSMILMVIIRYISAVLVWILTSLVVLGSLAGTSVLWWLYIDHRLYGNDTTPKVKEEVKEEVKEEAIRDSGQALLVYAVAATVFTIILLLLMLFMRKRVALTIALFHVAGKVFIHLPLLTLQPFVTFLALLLFWMYWILVLLFLGTSGNPVQNEETGLTEFRLTGPLQYLTWYHAVGLVWITEFILACQQMTVAGAVVTYYFTRDKNRLPVTPILSSVLRLVRYHLGTVAKGAFIITLVKIPRLFLMYIHNQLKGKENACARCLLKTCICCLWCLEKCLNYLNQNAYAATAINSTSFCTSARDAFVILVENALRVATINAVGDFVLFLGKILIVTSTAFAGVLLLNYQRDYAEWLLPLIIVCLFSFLVAHCFLSIFEIVVDVLFLCFAIDTKYNDGTPGKEFFMDKALMEFVESSRRLERAVERGRSRVKEAVSEGAEMKPMVSDSGGGVARQKSSSVGVGLDGGGGEWEDLQEFQVYYLLVGVLVDWVLTEQSDFVLCLSEDVVLFLCVYLPTSTLFLFVSLLHTPSPAPSTPSKKSAAVTAAS; encoded by the exons ATGGGATGCTGCGGTAGCACGGAG aggaCAAAGAGAGAATGGAGACCACTGGAGGACCGGAGCTGCACCGACCTGCCCTGGTTCCTGCTCTTCACCGTCTTCTGTGTCGGCATG GGCAGCATCTGCGGCTTCACCATCGTCACCGGCGGCGCCGCTCGCCTTGTTTTCGGATACGACAGCTATGGCAACACGTGTGGTCAACGCAACGAGCAGATCGAAGGCGTCCGACTGAGCGGCCTCGACCACACCGACAGGAA GTTCGTCTTCTTCCTGGATCCCTGTAACATTGACATCGTGCAGAGGAAGATAAAGTccatggctctgtgtgtgtctctgtgtcccaGCGAGGAGCTCAAGACCTACCAGGACCTCAAGAGGTTCGCCATGCTCAACG GTTCGGAGTTGTGTTCATACGAGTTAGCAGGTCATAAATATCCCGGTCTACCCGAGAGGTTCTCTAAATGTCCTAAACTTCCTGTTCCACCCAG TAAGCCGTTGCCAGTGTTTAACCGCTGCACTCCGGTGGACATTTCCTGCTATGCGAAGTTTGCGGAGGCAGTGGTGACGTTTGTGAGTGATAACAGCGTTCTGCACCGACTGATCGCCGGCGTCGCCGCCAGTAAAGAGATCATCATCGGCCTGTGTGTGCTCGCTCTGG tcctgTCCATGATCCTCATGGTGATCATTCGTTACATCTCGGCCGTCCTCGTCTGGATCCTCACCTCGCTGGTCGTCCTCGGATCCCTTG CGGGGACCAGCGTCCTCTGGTGGCTCTACATCGACCACCGGCTGTACGGGAACGACACCACACCTAAAGtgaaggaggaggtgaaggaggaggtgaaggaggaggcCATCAGAGACAGCGGACAGGCGCTGCTCGTCTACGCCGTCGCTGCCACCGTCTTCACC atcatcctgctgctgctgatgctctTCATGAGGAAACGAGTGGCTCTGACCATCGCTCTGTTCCACGTTGCGGGAAAAGTCTTCAtccacctccccctcctcacCCTGCAGCCCTTCGTCACCTTCCTCGCCCTCCTGCTCTTCTGGATGTACTGGATCCTGGTCCTGCTCTTCCTGGGAACCAGCG GTAACCCAGTCCAGAATGAGGAGACGGGTCTGACAGAGTTCAGACTGACGGGTCCTTTGCAGTACCTCACCTGGTATCACGCCGTGGGGCTGGTCTGGATCACCGAGTTCATCCTGGCCTGTCAGCAGATGACTGTGGCTGGAGCTGTGGTCACCTACTACTTCACCAG GGACAAGAACCGGCTCCCGGTGACTCCGATCCTGTCGTCAGTCCTGCGGCTCGTCAGGTATCACCTGGGAACTGTCGCTAAGGGAGCCTTCATCATCACGCTGGTCAAGATCCCCCGACTCTTCCTCATGTACATCCACAACCAGCTGAAAGGAAAG GAGAACGCGTGCGCTCGCTGTCTGCTGAAAACGTGTATCTGCTGTCTGTGGTGTTTGGAGAAGTGCCTCAACTATCTCAATCAG AATGCATATGCAGCCACAGCCATCAACAGCACCAGTTTCTGCACGTCTGCACGTGACGCCTTTGTGATCCTGGTGGAAAACGCTCTGCGCGTCGCCACAATCAACGCCGTCGGAGACTTCGTGCTCTTCCTGGGGAAG ATCCTGATCGTGACGTCGACAGCGTTCGCCGGCGTCCTCCTCCTGAACTACCAGCGGGATTACGCCGAGTGGCTGCTGCCTCTGATCATCGTATGTCTCTTCTCCTTCCTGGTGGCTCACTGCTTCCTGTCCATCTTTGAGATCGTGGTGGAcgtcctcttcctctgcttcgCCATCGACACCAAGTACAACGACGGCACTCCTGGGAAGGAGTTCTTCATGGACAAAGCTCTGATG GAGTTTGTGGAGAGCAGCCGGCGGTTGGAGCGGGCGGTGGAACGTGGGCGGAGCCGGGTGAAGGAGGCGGTATCAGAGGGAGCGGAGATGAAGCCTATGGTGAGTGACAGCGGAGGGGGCGTGGCCAGGCAGAAGAGCTCATCGGTGGGAGTGGGCCTGGACGGAGGTGGGGGGGAGTGGGAGGACCTTCAGGAGTTCCAGGTGTACTACCTGCTGGTCGGGGTGCTGGTGGACTGGGTGCTAACGGAGCAGAGCGACTTTGTCCTCTGTCTCAGCGAGGACGTCGTCCTCTTCCTCTGCGTCTACCTGCCCACCTCCACCCTCTTCCTGTTTGTAAGCCTGCTACACACGCcaagccccgccccctcca